A genome region from Leifsonia sp. Root112D2 includes the following:
- a CDS encoding enolase C-terminal domain-like protein: MSGSPADDPVVERVDVQVYTVATDAPEADGTIAWDSTTMVLVQLRSGSTVGTGWTYGPPACAAIVNATLAPLVIGHSALDVGARFDAMVRAVRNMGRTGIAGYAISAVDVALWDLKARLLELPLHRLIGAVREEVDVYGSGGFTTYDEGRLREQLGGWAHGQHIPRVKIKIGESWGSAETRDLRRIAQAREVIGDGAELFVDANGGYTAKQAIRVMQAASEAEVRWLEEPVSSDDLAGLALVRGAVGADVAAGEYGGDPGYFRRMCQSGAVDCLQADASRCGGVTGWLVAASIAASFGLQISAHCAPHLHAHVALTVPNARHLEWFHDHVRIESLFFDGTLDPGGGWVRPDSDAPGLGLQLRRADAEHYRVA; this comes from the coding sequence ATGAGTGGTTCGCCTGCAGACGATCCGGTGGTCGAGCGCGTGGATGTTCAGGTCTACACGGTTGCGACGGATGCGCCGGAGGCCGACGGCACCATCGCCTGGGATTCGACGACGATGGTGCTCGTGCAGCTGCGCTCGGGTTCTACCGTCGGGACCGGGTGGACCTACGGCCCCCCTGCGTGCGCTGCGATAGTGAACGCCACCCTCGCACCACTCGTCATCGGCCACAGCGCCCTCGACGTCGGTGCACGTTTCGACGCGATGGTGCGGGCGGTGCGCAACATGGGCCGCACCGGAATCGCGGGGTATGCGATCTCCGCCGTCGATGTGGCCCTGTGGGATCTCAAGGCCAGGCTGCTCGAGTTGCCGCTGCACCGACTGATCGGGGCCGTGCGCGAGGAGGTCGATGTCTACGGCAGCGGCGGCTTCACGACGTACGACGAGGGCAGGCTGCGCGAGCAACTCGGCGGCTGGGCGCACGGGCAGCACATTCCGCGGGTGAAGATCAAGATCGGCGAATCGTGGGGTTCGGCCGAGACGCGGGACCTGCGCCGCATCGCGCAGGCGCGCGAGGTCATTGGCGACGGGGCCGAGCTTTTCGTCGACGCCAACGGCGGCTACACCGCCAAACAGGCCATCCGTGTGATGCAGGCGGCCAGTGAGGCCGAGGTGCGCTGGCTCGAAGAGCCGGTCTCCTCAGACGACCTCGCCGGGCTGGCCCTCGTGCGTGGTGCCGTGGGCGCGGACGTCGCCGCCGGTGAGTACGGCGGTGACCCAGGCTATTTTCGCCGCATGTGCCAGTCCGGCGCCGTTGATTGCCTGCAGGCGGATGCCTCGCGCTGCGGCGGCGTCACCGGCTGGCTTGTGGCGGCGAGCATCGCGGCATCCTTCGGACTGCAGATCTCGGCTCATTGCGCGCCGCATCTGCACGCGCACGTGGCGCTCACTGTGCCGAATGCCCGCCATCTGGAGTGGTTCCACGATCACGTGCGCATCGAGTCGCTGTTCTTCGACGGCACCCTCGATCCCGGGGGCGGTTGGGTGCGCCCCGACTCGGATGCGCCGGGGCTGGGACTGCAATTGCGTCGCGCCGACGCGGAACACTACCGGGTGGCGTAA
- a CDS encoding TetR/AcrR family transcriptional regulator, with product MTDPARSDARERILSAAYDLFSQRGVRDVGVDELIGRSGVANATFYRHFPSKDDLVIAFLQRREQLWTLGTIVAQALERAGTAREQLLAVFDVFDEWFRRRDYEGDPFVNVLLEMGPKHALGHASLQHLDTVRRMIRQHAEAAQLRDPESFARSWQILMNGSIVDARMGDIDAAKRAKAMASQLIEQHAAA from the coding sequence ATGACCGATCCAGCGCGAAGCGACGCACGCGAGAGAATCCTCTCCGCCGCCTATGACTTGTTTTCGCAACGAGGCGTGCGCGACGTGGGAGTCGATGAGCTGATTGGTCGATCGGGTGTCGCGAATGCGACTTTCTACCGGCACTTCCCCTCGAAGGATGATCTGGTGATCGCCTTTCTGCAGCGGCGGGAGCAGCTCTGGACCCTCGGCACCATCGTCGCGCAGGCGCTTGAGCGCGCTGGCACGGCACGCGAGCAGCTGCTCGCCGTCTTCGATGTTTTCGATGAATGGTTCCGGCGTCGGGACTACGAGGGCGACCCCTTCGTGAACGTGCTGCTGGAAATGGGGCCGAAGCACGCCCTTGGCCACGCAAGCCTGCAACATCTCGATACCGTGCGCCGCATGATCCGGCAACACGCTGAGGCGGCGCAGTTGCGCGATCCGGAGTCGTTCGCGCGTTCATGGCAAATTCTCATGAACGGTTCCATCGTGGATGCCCGCATGGGCGACATCGACGCCGCCAAGCGCGCCAAGGCGATGGCCTCGCAGTTGATCGAGCAGCACGCCGCGGCGTGA